DNA sequence from the Rhizoctonia solani chromosome 10, complete sequence genome:
AACAATAGCCCAAACTTGTCGAGTAGTAGTTCTGGTAGATCTTGCCGGAGTGATGGTGGAGCTAACTACTGAGGCGTTTGAAGGCGCGAGGTCTGGAACACTAGAATTGGGGATCCCTCCTAATTCTATCGGAGTGGGTTTATCCTTTTCAAAAGATTGGGAGGGACGACGACGGTAGCGAAGGAGAAGCCATACAAGGATGGGCAAAGTTATCAGGAAGATGAGGGCCAATACCATTCCTATTATCATGGGAGTTTTTCCCAAGGGTGAGCCATTACCACTAGTAAAAAGGCTCCAATAAGCAAAAACAAAAATGGTAGTAGGTAGTAGTTTTACTAACCCATCGGAAACAACGATAACTGTCGTGTATATAATCCTATCACACCAAGCCTCATCAGCCAATTTTTTAGCAGTCACGAATCGCGACACACGCCGAAGAGTAGACCTCTGAGGATCTGTGAGTAACAGTTTTCCCATCTGTTGTTTGAACAACATCTCCAGTAGCTGTCACCGGAACGAAGGAGGTTATCGTGGTTGGGCTGGTGCTACCACTCGAACCTGTAATGAATGAATTTGGTTGGTAAACAATCATAAACTGGAAATTAAATCCAACGTCTTACTCGATATCAGGAATGTCTTGCTGAGTGGCACTGACTTTTAACATGTCAGAAGTTTGTGAGTTGAATGAGTTGCATATTGTTATTCAAAATCACTGACCCCATTCGCGCTATCCATACGCCAATAGTACATCCTATTCTAAGGACTCAGCTGAATACACAAGATAGATACCCCAAAATTAGCTCACCCTGGCCAAACGTTCGAATCAAGGGGAACTTGAATAGTCCGGTCGCCAAATCGAGGAACTATATAGTCAGTGTTATTTTCTGCTCTTCACCAACTCATGTGCAGAATCCATACTTTGAATTGCATACTTGTTGGACCACTGAGTAGGCCATGAGATGACCGGATTTATACCCACACTATACATATCGCGAGGCTGAACCAAAGTAAGGTCATAGATACTAGGATCGGAGACCGATGCATTCCAAGAAATCGTGTATGTTGTGTTGCCCACCCAGTCATCGAAAGAAGTCGTGAACTCAAACCCAAAGACCCCAGATACTAATGCTAATAGATAAAATAGGAATTGGATGACCAGGTGGGTCATGTTGGGTGGAGTGGTATGATGGCTATGATGGAGAGGCGCAAAACGATGGGTGCGTGAGTCGCTGAGATGTAGCACTGGTTTGGGTCTTGATTACATACTAGAAAACGCCCAGAAGTCACCTTTAAGAACATGGATTCGGCTAACATGCCGTTTCAATTAGAAATGTTTTAATTTGTCTTCGGAATTCTATGTTCCCGGTCTTGTGTTACGACGGAAAGCAGTACGATTAGCAACTACTGGATAGCTGAAGACGAGATACGTGTATTACTAGCGTTAATCGATGAAGTTAAATGACGTGAAGGAGGGGTAAATCCTATATCTTCGGATGGGAACAATCAAGTGCTGGCCAGAGTCGGTAAAACGATCTACAAATCTGACACATCAATTTGATCGACCATGCTGATCTGGTGACAAAATATTACGGAATGTCTTTAAATGTCTGGCGCGCATTTATATCCAATAGGTGTAAAGGACACACCCCAGTTTATACCCTCGTTAGACCCCATGCAGAAAAATGCTTATTTCAATCACAGGTTCACACGTTATGTCCTTTAAGAGTGTCAAAATTATTTTATCACTGGGAATACAGCGACTCTGGGCATAGCTACGTTAGAATTTCTGGTTTCAGCCTTAATACTTCAGTCATGGTTAAGATTCAAACTTATTCTGCATCAGTGCTCAGACTGGCGTAATTTGTCCAGACACAGTGCACGCTGGCCCCTGTCTCCGTATACGTTGCTACCGGATGACTTACGATAGGTCACACTAAACAAATTCGAGAACTAACACATGGTATACACAAGGAAATTTATTATATATACGGTAGAGCAGGAAAATATGAAAGGTTTTGTACAGAAACCTAAGAGATCATATAATTTGATATTGTCCAAAACAGACGCATAAAGCTGGAGAGAAAGCACCTTATTCTTCGAAAAGTGCGTGTCCGGGAGATGGGCCAGGGACAAGTTTGAATGGCCTAGATCGACCCATGGCTCTAAGCTCAGGTATGCGTTCTTGCGGGTAGGGCAAGGTGTCATTATCGTTCGCCCAATCAGGCCACACAGAAGCGAAAACAGAACGACACCACCCAGCAACGTTGTTTACGATAGGTAACGTCCACTTGTAAAATAGAGCTTGTTCACGAGGCCTCTCGATGGATTGGGGCATATTCAAGATGCCCGTGGTCACACGCATAGCGATATTGTAGATTTCGACGCCTCCATCGTGAGCGTTCTGGGAGATATGATCCTACAATAATGGGTTACATAGTTAGTTCGTGTCTGGTTTAGTAACGACATGGCACGTACGGCGAGGGGCACATCGCTCAGCAAGCAAGCCAACCAAGCCACAGTAAGCCCAATCGCGAACGGTGGGCAACGCATAAGTTGGGGCATCAAAGCTGAGCTTTCTGCAAGGAATTTCGCTATGTATCTTGTTTCTTTTGTACATTCGCGCGCTGTTAAACTAAGGCGCATCATGGGTAGAGGGCTGGTGTAAGATAGGTCAATGCCAATCGTGTTGCGAATCGCCCATTCGGAATGTATAACATCGGACCGGACCAATCGTTGAAGTGGGCAGTATGTGATAATATCATCAAGCGGAGGGACCGAGGTGTAGTTTTCGTATTTCCAAGCCAACCAGAGGCAAGTAAAGCCAAGTAGATCCCAATGGGGGCCATTCAATTGCGCTACCTGTTCGCAGCGGGTGGTGTAGCGGTCGAGTAAATTGATCGCCAAGGAGAATATTTCAGACGGAAGCCGATACGTATATTGAATGTAAGCAACTAATTGTAATGCGCGATTCCGGGATGGCCACTGGGCACTTGGCAGTACTGACTGGGGCAGGTACCGCTGGTTATATGTTATATGTCAACCTTTGCGGAGGCAACAAGACAAGATACACCCACCTCTGTTTTCTGGCACATAGTCTCAGTACATGCTGGGGGATATTCAGCCAGTGCGTTCGGGCATTGGCTGGTGTAGTCTTCCGAGTTCATTTGCAAAAGGCCCCGGGTTTCTCGCTGCATGCCCAGAGTGATTATTTTTTCATTGTCTTGGGTTTCGAGCGTGGGTCCTGTAACTCGTGTCAAGTAATAACGGCTATATATACATTCAATTAGAGTGTAATGCTACAGAAGACTTCAAGGGTACTTACGGAGGGTTGGCTTTAAGATTTTCAAACTCCTTATAGCTCCATGCCAATTTCTTCACCCTCGAGCTCTTGATTTGATGAAGCGATCGAACCGGAGGATCTTGTTCAACAAGCTCATGCCGACCCCCAATACTCAATCTAACACACCGGACAGGAGGGCCCCCAAGCACATTTCCCAACATGACATGCCTGAAACACTCGACGTCGAGACCGGTAAATCAACGTAGTCGACGTACTTGAGCATCTGAAGGGTCTTGTCCCACCATTTCGTCCAGGTTCGACAATGACACCCTGCATATCCACACTCGCATtgatcagaatatatgcgccaagacGGGGAAAGCCCTGTTTCCTCCACGTCatcgtcttcttcctcacTGTTGCTCATAGAGCATTCTCCTTGGCCAGAGAGCAAACTGGGGGGAATACAAGAGGACATACTCGAGTGCATTTTGCGCGCCGCCTGGTCTGGCAATTCAACGTCTGGTGTACCATGGCGTCCCCGAGAACCCGGGCCTCCGGATCCAAATGTTCCTTTGCCTTGACGGTCCAGCCGCGCCAAAATCTGCACTGAGCTACATTCATTCTTGCTCTTATTTGGGCGATTTTGCTGTGTAGTTTGAATCCACCACCGTTTGACACGATCAAGTTCGTCGACTTCGGCATCTCCTGAAGAACAGTCAAAGCGGTCTGCATGTCCACGTCCAAATCTCCAAGCACGTCAGTTGCCGTAGTCGTTCTCTCTCCAACATCCTCCTGCACAGCTCGAGTCATCTCCACTATAGGTTCGGCGCCCGCCTCTGTCCCCATATTTTGGCGCTGAAACTTGGTGACAGTCCGCACCAGGTAGTATATCCCAAACACCCATTTGTTGTGTTTCTCCTCCCACTCCTGGTAAGCAGTAATGTAGCGTTGCCTTGCACCATACCGATCCAATATATGTATTCGGATATGCACCTTTGACATTGAGCGCCAGCTGCGTTTGGGATAGACAAAATAGTCCGACGGTACTGGAGGCTTGGGACGCGGAGGAATCTGAGATTTTATGAGAGCCTTAGAATGGACAAGTCCGGGTGGCGGGGCGAGGGCTGAAGGGCGAGGGTTGGCATCTAAAGTATCCGATATCCCAACTGGGCATGTTTCCACCGAAAAATCTGTAGTGGGATCCGGAAGTGCCTTGATATGCTCTTTATCAGTATGGGAAACAGAACGAGTAAGATCCAAGTTTACCTTGTCTTCGCTATCACCGAAGGCCCGCTTGCGAGAAGATGCCATACTGGAGCTAGAATAGTCAAGTTAGTCGTGGAAGAGAGATGGAGACGATCGCACAATCTGGATGCGAGCTACAGTTCCATTTATACTGCTCAGCCGCATAGCCGGTGGCCCAACTTACCAGGACCCACTATACCAGCCCATCATGCGGCGTTTCACTTGACAATGCCGCTATCACACTTGGACCACAAGACCACGGCTGATTCGCAAAAGCACAAAGCATAAGCCCAAATAGATCATCAACATTCCGTCGCTCGCAGCGCTAAAAACAAGGGGGAGGAACAACGATCAACACAAAATACTCAAAACATTACAAACATATAGATATCAGTTTCGGGTCGTAACGTTAGTTCCAGCAAGCGGCAGTCAGCGGGCGGAGTGGGGAAAGGTCAGCAAGTTACTACCACGAATGTTAGTAAGCataggcctggacttgtgAAAGTGGTTAGATTGGTTCAGTTCAGCAGTAGTAGTGCCGAAATCTCTCGTTGGTTAGAGCTTGGACCAGACCCTTACCTAGTTTTAAGATGATGTCGGGGGCTGTTGTCCTGCACCCTGCTGGTAATATTGGCCATACTGGGATGGGTCTGACTGCTGAGATGCCATCCACTGCTTGAATTGGTCAGAATCGACGTCGTATCCATATGCAGCCCTGTCCCATTCCAAGTCAAAACGCGAACGAAGGATACAGCGAGCCGAGTGAAACGCACCAGTAAGCCTTGAACTGCTCTTGTGCTGATTGGGTATCCGCAGCACCTGGCGGGCCTGGTGGAGGAGCACCACCAGGAGGAGGCGGGGGTGCTTCTCCTccggggggagggggaggagcCTCCCCACCAGGCGGAGGCGGAGGAGGTGGGGGAGCTTCTGTTGGAGGAGGAGCAGGGGCCGCACTACCATCATACCCACCCATTTGATTGAACTGCATACCCAGGAATCAGTCTATGCTTACATGCCAGAAAATCAAGTGACGCACGTTGTACCCATATTGACCTTGTTGGAGTAGATGTAGCTCATGTTGTTGATGGTACATCATTTGCCGAGCCTTTTCGTGCTCGGCACGAACGACCTCCAACAAGTCGTCGGTGAGCTCTTTAGCGCGTTTGACCATACCTTCCTCAGGacccctgctcccttgtcaATATAGGCAGCGTAACGAACGATTAGAAACGCACGAAATATGGATATGCATCGGCTCCTCAGATTCACGTCCAGTTTCATTATCGAGATAACCAGAGCCTTGGCCCTTGATTTGGACACGAGTGCCTGTCTCTTGTTGAATATACTTTACAAACATACCCTAAGGAGAGATAGAATGCCCCGGTTAGCCCAAACGCGAGGAACAGAGAATAATCAGACGTACGGTTGGACCGACAACTTTTGCGCGGACGTTAAAGTTTCGTAGAGTCTCTAGACCAACTGGAATTTTTTCCTCGGGCCACTTTTTCTGGTGAGCcggaaaaaaaaaagctcgGTGAGCACTCGCCTACCCAAATAATAAACACAAAAATGTAATCTCACCCTCTCACGACCTCTATCATCCCGTTTCCTGTCCTCCAACAGGCTGCCCATGTCGGTGTTGATCAACTCATTGACCTTCTCGATTGCCTTGTTCAAGACTTCTTGAGTGGCCGCCGAAATGTGCAAGTAAAGCGGTGGGTCCTTTTCAGTCGCCTTGGATTTATCCGGATACCAAACACCCTTTGTGGTAACAGACGCGTCCGTCTCTGAATGAATCTAAATCGTGGAACAAAAataaaaacaaaacaaacaaaacaaaacaaaacaaaaaagtcCCAGTCCTCACTGTCAACATCCAAACAAGAACGCACTGTGCGCCAGACTCACCTGTTGTTGGGTCGACCCCTTTGTTAACAAGTACCGGTTGCGCAAATCGTTGATCTCGATATCGTGCGTAAACGGACCGTCAAATGGATCTCGTTTATGGTCGAGCGCTCCCGAACCTGCGCAGATGATGCTCCGGCTTCGAATCCGGGGGCACTATACTGAGCGCAATCTTCGCAGCAATAAGAGCCTAAAGTAACATCATTTAAAAAAACAGTAAATAGTCAGTAAATTCAAGCAAGGCGGGACGGATTCGAACTGACAGCAGCGTGGCGGCCTCGCTCGCCTTGTTCGTCTCTTCTGTCTTGGTCACTTTCGAGGGAATGTCACCGTCTCCCGATGCTGGTTGGTCCCATTTACGCTTTCGGTCCGACATTACGCTTACAGCCGAGGTTGGAGTCGGTTTGGAAagtgtggtggtggtgctGTAAACTAAGCGTGTCATTTCACATTCGAGCGCTTAACCTTGAAATGCAAATTACTTGCACGAACTTTCAAGGTTCAACTATAGGGGGGCGCGTTTGCCAAGTTCGAGTATGACGGAAATAGATTAGGTGATTATAAGGATACAACGACATAACAGAGAGGTCTGCGATGTACGTACGTGAGGCATGCAAAACAAGCAAAAAAAAGTGTGTATAAGTCCTGTCTAGTAGTTTCAACTAAACAATGCGAATCCAAGTCCGTTGTATCTATGTCCAATCCTACGGGCAACTACCTGGCATGTGCCTTTGCTTTACAGCATCAACCATGCTTGGAAGCCAACCAACGCAACTACAAGCTTGCACCCATGCCCATATTCAACGATGCTGCACCATTGGTAGACTTACTGGTAGAACTGCTGATGGAGCTCCCGAAGTGGTGCTAGTAGCGCGGCTCGTGGTCATACCACTCGCGGTCGCAGTAGCAGTCCCCGTAGCGTCAGAGGCAGTGCTGGTGGGatcagcagcagcagcgcgACAAGCTCGGGGCTAGCAATCTTGGCCCAAGGGTTACCAGCCGATGCAGCCATATTGTTCTGATCAATCCGATGTAGTGCAGCTCGTTGGCAGGAGACAAATAAACAAGTGCCAGGAGATGCACAGAGCCCCCATGAGACCTCTGGGTTGGAAGCAAACCGGTAGAGGCAGGAGGGCCAGGCAAGACAGTCGTGGTGTTCGAGTTGATGTCGCTGACGTATGTGCCAGAAAGATCATCGGGGACAAACGCCCACTTCTTTTGGGCCTGGAGAGCACAATGAGAAACATGCTGAGAAGAGCGCGCATCAGAAAACGTACCTGAGTATCACCAGTGAAGAAGGACGCGACTTGGCCATGCTTCTTGGGGAAAGTACCAGCGCCGTTCCCGGGAGCGTAGTACTGAATCTCTGGTTGCCAGTAAGCGACTGAAGATGAAAATAATGGTTAGACACCCATGTCGTAAAAGGGCAACGCAAAAAATGTACGGACAGTGAATAACAAAGATCCGCGCCAAGCCCTCGCCTTCGGTATCCAAAAAGTGAATATGGTTCTGGGCCAGAGCCATGACAGGTTTATAGTTCGAGGCGTCAAAGTTGGGTGGGTTTGTTACGCCCCATGCAACAGGATCCGGAGTGGCAGCCTTGCGCTCGAGCATTTCTACTGAATAGAGATTACCCTTGGAGAAGGCGACTAGGGTGAATGGAAACGTCAGCTTAGAACAACACAATGTAACATTCCAACCCACAAAATACGTTGGTATCGTGGTCAAGGATCGCAACCATGGAAGTTGGGTCCAGCCCATTGGGAACAGTAGTTTGCTGAGTGCTCCAAGTCTGCGTAGTTGCGTCAAAGATGTGGATCGCGTTGGGCTGCGAGTTGTCGGCGTTGATGAAATAAATGGCGTTGAAATATTCGGAGGTGAAGCACTGGGTGTTTGGTCCGTCAAAAGGTCTAGTTTTCCGACCACATATCAGCACATCTGGTACAGGCATATAAAAAAAAACACTTACGGCCGTCCTCCTGTGGTTGGGACCGGCGTGCCCTTGGGAGCTATCAAGGAGAAACCTCATCAGCAAACCTATCCCTTCAGGGCTGGACCAGAATGGGCGTACAATTGAGCCATGCGTCCTGTGCACCAAACGAGAGATCTTTTCCATTTATGCCAAATGCGTAGAGATTGAAGTTTGAATCAAAGGCAGTACAGCTAGTCGCCAACACGGGTGCAGCAAACCAGGCGGCACCAGCAGCAAGTGTCAGCGCAAAGGGGAGCATCTTGTTTTGAGAGTGAGTCTGTCTATTGTTTCGAGTCTGTTTATAACGAGTGTGAAGTGCGCCGATGACGCAAGGTGAGGCTGGGAATCTAAGAAATCTGGTGATGATGAAGTGGGAAGAGGTGGGTCACCTGAACCCGGCTTTATGAACTTTACCAAGCGCCAGCCACAGGGCAACCAAGGCATCAACCAAAATGAGTTATTTCTGGGTCACTCCCCCCATACCCATACCGCCATGTGATATTGACATGGTAACAGAACGGCTTCGTGTTCATGAGTCAAGTTATTTGTGGGTGCGCCTTGTCGGTTACGATATTGCCCTGGCTTCTTCGAAAGCGAAGTGATCAACTCCTGAATTTACTCCAAAGTTGCCATCCAACAATCACGGCAAACAGGCACCGATTATATACACGATTCACAAACTTTCGTTCAAAGATCAAGTCCCCTTTCGATCTCGGGCAAACTCTGGCTATCCTCAAAACCACAATCGCGCGTGGGGGAATTCTGTACCGCAGATTAGCGGTTCAGCTGATTTCCGCTAGATGAACCGAACAGTGCCAGCCCTCGTTGGAACCACCTGTTCCGCGCAAACGGACCACCCACAAGTAATCAACTGGAGGATGGCACAACAGAACCTCCTTTTCTGATTTAATCCCGTTGATTAAATAAGCCACGTTCCAAATCGGAGTATCACAACTACCTATACATATACAAGCGGAGTAGCTCCGAAAGAATGAATCAAACAAAAAAGAAAGCGACATAAGGCCCAGTCTCATTTTATCCCACACATATGCCGCTTATATACGAGTTGAACTTGGCGGGTGAGGCTATTGGATACTGCGTATACATCAATATATGATCGATCAATATTGCCGAGTACTTATGGGGAGTAGGGAATTTGGCTTGGGCGAGAATAAACTTGAAAGTAAGGGCAGATGAGGCTATTGAGGTTTCTTAGCATATATCACATTTGGCCTGCGGTTCGCCTTGCCCGAGAGAAAGTGGGCTGGAAAGAATCAATCTTATTGGAGGTGGCAGAGGCTAAATGCGTGTCCTTTAGgaagctatatgcgcatgcaAGTTCTTATTAGTGAGAGGACTCAGAGAGAGCATCTGCCGAGGTGGGAGTGAGCTTGGAGGAAACGATGTGGTCGATTAAGCCGGGGCCGGTCAGTGGATGAGGCGAAGATGGCTATAGGAGATAAGCATGGATGAACGACCCAAATACGATTAAAAAACGCATGTTCTTGTCGACGAAGAGAGCATAGGCCCAGTGGATAGCGAGCTGGGTAGAGGAGAGTTGAGGAAGCTATATGATATCTGGTTTATAGTACTGGTGAACTCAATTATGTATCACGTACGGCGAAAAGCTCGGATCTGTCGGTAAAGAGAAGTCAGATAGCAATAATGAGAGCGAAATACTGGATGGGGAGGGCACGACATCAAGCGGTGTGGGACTGCTTGGCGCATTTAATAAATAGAATTCGAACCAGGAGTGTTTTATTTACT
Encoded proteins:
- a CDS encoding GPI-anchored domain-containing protein; protein product: MTHLVIQFLFYLLALVSGVFGFEFTTSFDDWVGNTTYTISWNASVSDPSIYDLTLVQPRDMYSVGINPVISWPTQWSNKYAIQIPRFGDRTIQVPLDSNVWPGMYYWRMDSANGSVPLSKTFLISSSSGSTSPTTITSFVPVTATGDVVQTTDGKTVTHRSSEVYSSAIIYTTVIVVSDGGNGSPLGKTPMIIGMVLALIFLITLPILVWLLLRYRRRPSQSFEKDKPTPIELGGIPNSSVPDLAPSNASVVSSTITPARSTRTTTRQVWAIVDGEKQLVTISQDPTPSQIRWNPIPLPTLYTELP
- a CDS encoding Cyclin, N-terminal domain, whose translation is MMGWYSGSCSSMASSRKRAFGDSEDKVNLDLTRSVSHTDKEHIKALPDPTTDFSVETCPVGISDTLDANPRPSALAPPPGLVHSKALIKSQIPPRPKPPVPSDYFVYPKRSWRSMSKVHIRIHILDRYGARQRYITAYQEWEEKHNKWVFGIYYLVRTVTKFQRQNMGTEAGAEPIVEMTRAVQEDVGERTTTATDVLGDLDVDMQTALTVLQEMPKSTNLIVSNGGGFKLHSKIAQIRARMNVAQCRFWRGWTVKAKEHLDPEARVLGDAMVHQTLLSGQGECSMSNSEEEDDDVEETGLSPSWRIYSDQCECGYAGCHCRTWTKWWDKTLQMLKHVMLGNVLGGPPVRCVRLSIGGRHELVEQDPPVRSLHQIKSSRVKKLAWSYKEFENLKANPPRYYLTRVTGPTLETQDNEKIITLGMQRETRGLLQMNSEDYTSQCPNALAEYPPACTETMCQKTERYLPQSVLPSAQWPSRNRALQLVAYIQYTYRLPSEIFSLAINLLDRYTTRCEQVAQLNGPHWDLLGFTCLWLAWKYENYTSVPPLDDIITYCPLQRLVRSDVIHSEWAIRNTIGIDLSYTSPLPMMRLSLTARECTKETRYIAKFLAESSALMPQLMRCPPFAIGLTVAWLACLLSDVPLADHISQNAHDGGVEIYNIAMRVTTGILNMPQSIERPREQALFYKWTLPIVNNVAGWCRSVFASVWPDWANDNDTLPYPQERIPELRAMGRSRPFKLVPGPSPGHALFEE